In the genome of Vicia villosa cultivar HV-30 ecotype Madison, WI linkage group LG7, Vvil1.0, whole genome shotgun sequence, one region contains:
- the LOC131619710 gene encoding uncharacterized protein LOC131619710, with protein MASNFWVTRREITQNNGRTRPNEYENQISNNHLLSNTHFQTPQNPFTNLNNYNLGRYQNNTVATATPQPMVQFSFSSNNPSSFLTPVRYGRTLPLSSRNNPFIPSYLPNSSQNPSSNLGNTLFIPPSLPISSRISSSRSDNTPLISSNLPNSSRISSSISGNTSLIPSYPRNASQNSSSNGVTTRYRNSLRPVLHNQLNARYSPYPEGSNHISNINPLVLNDSNPRSRIELINYQGLEDIDMLNANPNNNNNNPLALNDCNPHSRIDLNNYQGHGNASFDSTVEHRVFNGGETDAWREPVTTSVVSFNETETQKKELLLFKDDKNTIPTRSVIEIDDSSDDEHLDLSLRL; from the exons ATGGCGAGTAATTTTTGGGTTACTCGTAGAGAAATAACTCAAAACAATGGGCGCACTCGTCCTAATGAGTATGAGAATCAAATCTCCAATAATCATTTATTGTCAAATACTCACTTTCAAACACCACAAAATCCTTTCACAAATCTCAATAATTACAATCTAG GGAGGTATCAGAATAATACTGTTGCTACTGCTACACCACAACCAATGGTTCAATTCTCATTCTCTAGCAATAACCCTTCCTCCTTCCTAACACCAGTTCGATATGGTCGAACATTGCCTTTGAGTTCAAGAAACAATCCTTTCATTCCTTCTTATCTTCCAAATTCATCTCAAAATCCATCATCGAATTTAGGCAACACTCTTTTCATTCCCCCTTCTCTTCCAATCTCGTCTCGAATTTCCTCCTCGAGATCAGACAATACTCCTTTAATTTCTTCTAATCTTCCAAACTCATCTCGAATTTCCTCATCTATTTCAGGCAACACTTCTCTCATTCCTTCTTATCCTCGTAACGCATCTCAGAATTCCTCATCTAATGGTGTTACAACTAGATATCGTAATTCTTTGAGACCAGTTCTTCATAATCAACTAAATGCTCGATATTCTCCATATCCGGAGGGTTCCAATCACATAAGTAATATCAACCCTTTAGTATTGAATGACTCTAATCCTCGTTCAAGGATTGAATTGATTAACTATCAAGGTTTGGAGGATATTGATATGCTTAATGCAAAtcctaacaataataataacaacccTTTAGCATTAAATGATTGCAATCCTCATTCAAGGATTGATTTGAATAACTACCAAG GCCATGGAAATGCTAGTTTTGATTCAACAGTGGAGCATCGTGTGTTTAATGGTGGAGAAACTGATGCTTGGAGAGAGCCAGTAACTACTTCTGTTGTTAGTTTCAATGAAACAGAAACTCAAAAGAAAGAGCTACTTCTTTTCAAGGATGACAAGAATACAATTCCAACCAGATCTGTTATTGAAATTGATGATTCAAGTGATGATGAGCATTTGGATCTCTCACTTCGTCTTTAA